The sequence below is a genomic window from Pseudorca crassidens isolate mPseCra1 chromosome 7, mPseCra1.hap1, whole genome shotgun sequence.
AGCCTCCCTTTTAAAACGATGGGGAGAAACCAGAACATCACACACTGTCCCTTTCAGCTACTGTGAACTGAGCCGCGAGACGACCAGTACCCCCTAGCACAGCGCGGACGGGCCAGCGCGCGGGGGCCACTGTGACAGGCGACAGCACAAGAGacgaagcccaggcccaggggctctGAGCTCCACCGGCAACGCCCAGGGGCCAAGGCGTATTACCTTTCCGGGATGTGCTTCCGCCCTTCCTCGTGGCCGACGAACTGGCTCATGTCACCCCCAAGATACCGCCCACCCAACGCCAGGACTGCCAAAGTCGCCAACCCGGCGTCCCTGGTGCCAGCACAAGGCCACGAACCACAGGCGCCTAGGCACAAGCCCACGCAGCTCGCGGACCTCCTCCTACCGCGCATGCGCCACCGCGGGGCGTCTCGAGATGACTCTCAGCACGCAGGCGGATTAACGCGCTTGATTGGTAAAGAGGATTCTGATGCCTGCAATTTCCCTCCTTAGCCGGAGGCTGGGAGCACACGTCCATTAGTTCGTGTGTGTACCCTTCAGAATTCCAATCATACGGGACATGGAAAGTTGTCCGACTCTCCCAGTTCCTTGTGTGGTTCTTCCAGATATTTCCCAAGTGCTTACATTCACACTTGTATCTTGTATGTAAGTATTTGTACGTAACAGGTATCCTGTAGTTTACAGAAGAGCAGCACACtatacacatactatatacaTAGTCTACAATGTGTCTTGGATAGTGACGctgttatctttctaaaatataaacttggctGGATTGCTCTGTTGCTTGAACATCTTCACTTAGCACAGAATACAGCCCAGGTTGTTAGCATAGCATTGAGAACTCTTTATAAACAAGTATCAGTCTGTCTCTCCAACTGAATTAGAAGTTCAAACTATGACTTCCAAGGACCTACAtcatccacctccctcctttgccctgccagcctcccctgatctcattctctactgccctgccctcactcactttcccctgtccagccacactggtttccttactattcctcaaacatgccaagcacagtcgtgcctcagggactttgcacctactattccttctgcttcagaacacaccctcccaccccatctccactctcccagaacacaccctcccaccccatctccactctcccagaacacaccctcccaccccatctccactctcccagataGCCAATGGCTTGTTTCTCACTTCAAGGCTCTGCTCAATCGACATCTtaatagaggggacttccctgatcacctaccacattccctcacctcttcatcttcttttgttaTTCTCCAAAGCACTTACCACCGCTTGACACTCCatatattgacttatttattcatctctctcccccactagaatggaaAGTACATAAGGGCAAGAACTTTGTTCTCTTCCTacttcctagaacagtgccttcaATTTAGAAGGTGTTATACAACTATTTGCTGAAAATCAATGTATGACTTCTTTGCCCTTTCACACTACCCTCTAGTCACACCAGAGGCTGCCCCTCCAGagcacaagttcaagccctgtgCCTTCTGTACCTGTCCCCAATACCTgggctgtcctttcctcattccgGCAAAATCCTCTTCCCCCAAGCCCAGCTCCAACGCTGTCTCCTCAGTCAGGCCTTCCTCACTTTCTCCTCTATGTTCCTGCTGcacttgattcttttatcataatTAACCCACTTATACTCACTACATGTTTCTCTTCCTAGATAACTGTAAGTTGCTACTGAACAAAGACTTCtactcacctctgtatccccgtgccctaacaacaaacctataaggctctcggtgtttactgaaacaatttattttctgagtctctaCCAATCCTAGGGAGTGCATAGTATAGTCTCCTCCTCATTATCAGTGAGCCTGGCACCTGTGGGAGGGCCTTACAGCAGAGGAGAGTCACCAATGGATCATAACTAAGGTCCTGAGACTGCAATGGCAGACAGCATGGTGAAGTTAGCCCACTGCATGCAGAAGACCCACAGAGGAGTCAGCATATGCAATGGACTACACTTGGTATAACATGTGAACAATCAAGGTTTACAAACGTGTTCTCATGCACTTGTAAGGATCTTCTAGCCCACGCGGAAcagacagaacacacacaaaggagcCTGGAGGAAGTGAGTAGGCCGGCAGCTGCGCCCTAACATCTTAAGAGGGAACATTTCTGTGACTACAGTTTAAACAAATCAGATAATTTGCCTCCTTTCTAGACACCCTGGTTATTACAGGACAGGCCAAGCCTCTCAAGTTTTAAAGCTAAAGTACACGGAAGATCTGTGAAGAGGGCTTAAGATATTTAAGAGCTAGTACCTGCATTAAGCAACCAGGTTATAGAATGAAAATTTATCTTGAAATgcccgtctctccctctctctctcgcctCCTATCCCCTATCTTCCCACCTCCATCTCTATTCCTTCTCCCCTACTccctgttttatgtatatacgtgcatcattttatatatacacggaatatttactgtctgttacGTTTATTTAATAAAGTGCACACTCCTCAGGCTAAATTtagaaagaggacaaaatgaaCACTTTCGCATGGGCGTCAGTGGTgttccaaagacaaaagattcCTCAGCCTTAAAACATGGCAAACACCACGTTCCTTCTGATAGTTAGATGCTAGAAAAAGGCAAGTGGATCCTTAAAATTCACACGCTATTAAGACCTACTATcaacagagtagatcttaaagcgGAAACAAGAAAACACCAGCCTTTTAAGTTCTTCCTGTCTGAAGATAAGAATAAGAGGTGGTAGTGTTCTTCCTCACTTGCACCAAAGTGTAAAAGCGGCAAAAATATCTTCAACACATATATGATGAGGAAGCCGCTCTTCTGgtccactctgttttgttttgcttctagggATCTGTCTCACTCggaacctttgctttttgttttctcttttatgtacgCTAAGAACCCGAGAGTCTTAaccttttcttccacctctcaaccaataaataggacaaaagaacatttttatgtttttatgtattttccattcaaatttttaaaaaagagataagtaaGCTAGCTCAGTTCATATTTCTCACAAAAATCACCTTCCAAACTAAACTAAATTGTTTGTGACCATAAACAGGAAAAACACCGTACTCTATTAGCACCATCTGACATTTCCACCTTAATGTTACCAAACACAACTTGACACTAATGTcagaactattaaaaatgttaaaaaccccCAAGCCCACTCAAAATGCATACCAAAGTTcaggtaaaggaaaaacaaaaacaaaagcaactcacCGTTATCTTTATGTTCTTTCAGAAACCCATTAACAGCACACTGGAATTTAAAACTAGCGTCGTCATCTGACACCTGATGCCCAattgtacaaatttttaaataaggaatagtTTCTGGTAAGTCCTATAAggcaaaaccatgaaaatatgtattatttcctttgtagggaaagaataaaaaattaattagagaaGGCAGACTATAAACCAGGAGAGTACATTAAACTTTGTATGTCAGTCATTCTGATGAGAGCCATTTTTTCCAAAGCTGCTTTAACCAGTAATTATCActtgattttcattaaaactgcAGAACGGAcagttaccaggcatgcaaaaaggaaaagcaaatctatgtgaatgaatgcacatgtaACTCAAAATGATATAAAGAGTTCTACCTACACTTATGTTCTATCTTACATTTCAAGGGCCATAAAGCGGCTGTGATTTAAGGAGAGTAGTAGAACAGAGTCAGAAGAACTTGGATTCGAATTAGGAAATAGAGGCAATTTCAGGCATTGTTGAGAACTGGT
It includes:
- the LOC137228064 gene encoding RNA/RNP complex-1-interacting phosphatase-like, whose amino-acid sequence is MIDLTNTRRYYKPEDLPETIPYLKICTIGHQVSDDDASFKFQCAVNGFLKEHKDNARERLYSSVLITAVFPEHA